Proteins from a genomic interval of Paenibacillus sp. 37:
- a CDS encoding response regulator transcription factor, with translation MSVSKTILVVDDDLDIVELLRDFLENDHFQVKTACDTAQAWDIFKENSVDCIVLDIMMPGQNGFEFCRRIRGESNVPILFLSARSDDVDKIRGLTLGGDDYIVKTASPGEIVARVKAVMRRSASPQQLDNRVLDYGRIKLNLSTREVLVDGNNIVLTPREYELLRLFAKHPRHVFSYEQLLAKFWDGVGDRHTIRVHLSRLREKIEADPNKPLFLVNVWGVGYRFEGG, from the coding sequence ATGAGCGTATCAAAGACGATTCTGGTTGTAGACGATGACCTAGATATTGTTGAGCTATTAAGGGATTTTCTAGAGAATGACCACTTTCAAGTGAAAACCGCTTGCGACACCGCCCAAGCGTGGGACATATTTAAGGAAAACTCTGTTGATTGCATTGTTCTTGACATTATGATGCCGGGACAAAATGGATTTGAGTTTTGCCGCCGGATTCGCGGGGAGAGCAATGTACCCATCCTGTTCTTAAGTGCTCGCAGCGATGATGTGGATAAGATTCGGGGCCTTACTCTCGGAGGCGATGATTACATCGTCAAAACCGCTTCGCCGGGTGAGATCGTTGCCAGAGTAAAAGCCGTAATGCGGCGTTCCGCTTCTCCACAACAATTGGATAACAGGGTCTTGGATTACGGCCGCATTAAATTAAACCTGTCCACAAGAGAAGTACTAGTGGATGGAAATAACATCGTGCTCACACCCAGGGAATATGAGCTGCTGCGATTATTTGCCAAACATCCGAGACATGTTTTCTCCTATGAACAATTACTAGCGAAGTTTTGGGATGGGGTGGGCGACAGGCATACAATTCGGGTCCATCTTAGTCGGCTTCGTGAGAAAATCGAAGCTGATCCGAATAAACCGCTATTCCTGGTCAACGTATGGGGAGTAGGGTATCGCTTTGAGGGAGGGTAA
- a CDS encoding MBL fold metallo-hydrolase has product MYITQIRNATLKIKYGKKIFLVDPMLSKKGEIPPFAPPHAPMPMSGNLESNPITELPMSVNEILEGVDALIVTHLHPDHWDPAASEQIDKQIPLFSQNEDDATTLREQGFKNVYVIGDKTHFEGISLTHTNGKHASVDEMLAISGPACGVVFKHESEKTVYLLGDTVWYDEVENNLQKYQPDVVIINAGNNQFEIGGPLIMGAEGVLKVHQTLPEAELFATHMEAVNHAYLTRKELKDFAKEHGFGAKLSVPEDGEKLEY; this is encoded by the coding sequence ATGTATATTACGCAAATCAGGAATGCAACGTTAAAAATAAAGTATGGTAAAAAAATCTTTTTAGTAGATCCTATGCTCTCTAAAAAAGGTGAAATTCCTCCATTTGCACCACCACATGCACCGATGCCTATGTCTGGAAATTTGGAGAGTAATCCTATAACTGAATTGCCAATGTCAGTTAATGAAATTCTAGAAGGCGTGGATGCATTGATTGTAACGCATTTGCATCCAGATCACTGGGATCCTGCGGCAAGTGAACAAATAGATAAACAAATTCCTTTATTTTCGCAAAATGAGGATGATGCAACTACACTTCGTGAGCAAGGGTTTAAGAATGTTTATGTAATAGGTGATAAGACACATTTTGAGGGAATTTCTTTAACTCATACCAATGGAAAACACGCAAGTGTTGACGAGATGCTAGCAATATCAGGTCCTGCTTGCGGTGTTGTCTTTAAGCATGAAAGTGAGAAGACTGTATATTTATTAGGTGATACCGTTTGGTATGACGAAGTGGAGAACAATCTACAAAAATATCAGCCGGATGTTGTAATTATTAACGCAGGTAACAATCAATTTGAAATTGGTGGGCCGTTAATTATGGGGGCAGAAGGTGTACTAAAAGTACATCAAACTCTTCCAGAAGCTGAATTGTTTGCAACCCATATGGAGGCAGTTAATCATGCTTATCTAACACGTAAAGAGTTAAAAGACTTTGCAAAAGAGCACGGATTTGGCGCAAAGTTATCAGTTCCAGAAGATGGGGAAAAATTAGAGTACTAA
- a CDS encoding DUF2306 domain-containing protein, translating to MKKRKSLYLLLACVSILFILHTLVKNYWIDPGASGFLSHKTGLKRELNLPVWLNVMYIHVAFACVAMASGLINFSNRIFERSRRLHRINGYVYILSVLLVVLTSGYMAPYATGGKISSMGFNLLNMIWLVITITALVQIKRKRIIRHRNWMIRSYVFCFTNMLIHLITSLFHQGFGYVYPTSYTIGVYGSIALLLVIPEIIIRTNRKEWVSG from the coding sequence ATGAAGAAACGAAAATCGTTATATCTATTGCTAGCCTGTGTCAGCATTCTATTTATACTACACACTTTGGTGAAAAACTATTGGATCGATCCAGGTGCTTCGGGATTTTTAAGCCATAAGACCGGGCTGAAACGCGAACTTAATCTCCCGGTTTGGCTTAATGTCATGTACATTCATGTTGCATTCGCATGTGTGGCCATGGCATCAGGACTGATTAACTTTTCGAATCGAATATTTGAAAGAAGCCGCAGGCTGCATCGCATAAACGGCTATGTATATATCCTATCCGTACTGCTGGTTGTACTAACTTCCGGATATATGGCCCCCTACGCGACAGGCGGCAAAATAAGCAGTATGGGATTCAATCTGCTGAATATGATCTGGCTGGTTATCACCATTACGGCGCTCGTTCAAATCAAGAGGAAAAGGATCATTCGACATCGCAACTGGATGATTCGTAGTTACGTCTTTTGCTTCACTAACATGTTGATCCATCTCATTACTTCCCTGTTTCATCAGGGATTCGGGTACGTTTACCCTACTAGCTACACCATCGGCGTTTACGGCTCGATTGCGCTGCTGCTAGTTATTCCTGAAATCATCATCAGAACAAATCGAAAGGAATGGGTATCAGGATGA
- a CDS encoding sensor histidine kinase: MRSLRIRTFTMLCFFFILLLPWIFFVTAHFMETKTLSFEQGRLQNETLQRNISEMTERIESDTDQWSDPDWQNQLYSALRIAKMDVLIQSAEDQEIYRSNPDRRGTNLSTERFSVIEDGKLLGRVILYLPKSNQFQVMSAFVGLLLAIFVVGMEMRRFVLKPLEKMGNAARQIAKGDWDVRLPMSRVTEIAEVRDGFDVMVKGLEQSYRKQAELEEERRFVIAAVAHDLRTPLFALRGYLDGLEQGIAQSPEKMAQYVAVCKDKSAQLDRLVEDLFTFTKMEYVESQLHDETVDFNQVVRNSIDSLGPLARQKGVSISFHVTDWCIIHGDMHLLERAMNNLLDNAVRHTSAGSEIEVQCNKVGDKVKFTIRDTGPGFSTEELERVFEPLYRGETSRSRSTGGSGLGLTISQRIVRQHGGELAASNHPEGGALLEGWLPAATIEQVDSDDI, translated from the coding sequence ATGAGGTCACTCCGCATTCGTACGTTTACTATGCTTTGCTTCTTCTTTATCCTCCTATTGCCGTGGATCTTTTTTGTTACTGCGCACTTTATGGAAACCAAGACACTCAGCTTCGAACAAGGTCGTCTGCAAAACGAGACCCTGCAACGAAATATATCGGAAATGACGGAGCGAATTGAATCGGACACAGACCAATGGTCAGATCCAGACTGGCAAAACCAATTGTATTCCGCGCTTCGTATAGCGAAGATGGATGTGCTCATTCAATCTGCAGAAGATCAGGAAATTTATCGTTCCAATCCTGACCGACGAGGCACTAATTTATCAACTGAGCGGTTCTCCGTCATCGAGGACGGCAAGTTGCTGGGAAGGGTTATTCTGTACTTACCTAAATCCAATCAATTTCAAGTGATGTCGGCTTTTGTCGGGCTGCTGCTTGCGATCTTTGTTGTCGGAATGGAAATGAGGCGATTCGTTCTCAAACCACTCGAGAAAATGGGAAATGCAGCAAGACAAATTGCAAAAGGGGATTGGGATGTTCGGTTACCCATGTCCAGGGTCACTGAAATCGCTGAAGTGCGCGATGGATTCGATGTTATGGTCAAGGGACTTGAGCAGTCCTATCGAAAACAGGCTGAACTGGAAGAGGAACGCCGATTCGTCATTGCGGCTGTTGCGCATGATTTACGGACACCGTTGTTCGCTTTGCGAGGCTATTTGGATGGTCTGGAGCAAGGGATCGCTCAATCTCCGGAGAAAATGGCTCAATATGTGGCGGTTTGCAAGGATAAATCAGCTCAATTGGATCGTTTGGTAGAGGACCTTTTCACTTTTACAAAAATGGAGTATGTAGAGTCGCAACTGCATGATGAAACGGTGGATTTTAACCAGGTCGTCCGGAATTCGATTGATAGTCTGGGTCCTCTGGCTCGGCAGAAAGGAGTTTCCATCTCGTTCCATGTAACGGATTGGTGCATCATCCATGGAGATATGCATTTATTAGAGCGAGCCATGAACAACCTTCTGGATAATGCCGTAAGACACACATCTGCGGGTAGTGAAATCGAAGTCCAATGTAACAAAGTTGGTGATAAGGTTAAGTTTACGATACGCGATACCGGGCCGGGCTTCTCTACGGAAGAACTTGAGCGTGTATTTGAACCCTTATATCGCGGGGAAACATCCAGAAGTCGTTCAACCGGTGGCAGCGGATTAGGCTTAACCATTTCACAAAGAATTGTTAGGCAGCACGGGGGAGAACTTGCCGCAAGCAATCATCCGGAAGGAGGAGCATTGCTTGAAGGATGGTTACCTGCAGCAACCATAGAGCAGGTGGATTCGGATGATATATAG
- a CDS encoding DJ-1/PfpI family protein, protein MKKILSLLTSLTLVLCLLSPAASAETNKNPDPSKGKSVHVQIVLFDGFDLLDALAPYEVFAAAGMYTGGKVTVELVSAEGKRSVPSGLNGPALDAQDVLDPDHSGIIVVPGASGKPAGNTSDAIPNILRQAKDTGLTTMMKQAMNNKEVTVATVCGGSLLLAMDGLLKDRYAVTNQLGMSALGALGAIPVDARIVEDGSRLVTGGGVTSGLDVALYLVEREVGPQIENAVEKLFEYERRGTVWQANGIPPINFGTSQDTSRKEQPSALEKKVEK, encoded by the coding sequence ATGAAAAAAATACTTAGCTTACTCACGTCGTTAACGCTCGTTCTATGTCTATTATCCCCCGCAGCAAGCGCAGAAACAAACAAGAATCCAGATCCATCCAAGGGTAAAAGCGTGCATGTACAAATCGTATTATTCGATGGGTTTGATCTGCTGGACGCATTAGCGCCATATGAAGTATTTGCTGCTGCCGGAATGTACACTGGTGGAAAAGTTACTGTAGAATTAGTATCTGCAGAAGGTAAGCGTTCGGTGCCGAGCGGGCTGAATGGACCTGCCCTCGATGCGCAAGATGTGTTAGACCCTGATCATTCCGGTATTATTGTTGTTCCTGGCGCTTCGGGGAAGCCAGCGGGGAATACCTCAGATGCTATTCCCAACATATTAAGGCAGGCCAAGGATACGGGATTAACAACGATGATGAAACAAGCTATGAATAATAAGGAAGTTACGGTGGCTACCGTGTGTGGAGGTTCATTGCTGCTGGCTATGGATGGATTGTTGAAAGACAGATATGCTGTCACCAATCAGTTAGGCATGAGTGCGTTAGGGGCTCTCGGTGCAATTCCCGTCGATGCAAGGATCGTGGAAGATGGCTCTCGTTTGGTAACTGGCGGTGGTGTTACTTCTGGACTTGATGTTGCCTTGTATTTGGTTGAGCGTGAAGTAGGACCACAGATTGAGAATGCCGTAGAGAAGTTATTCGAGTACGAGCGTAGGGGAACGGTTTGGCAAGCAAACGGCATACCGCCGATTAACTTTGGGACGAGCCAGGATACGTCTAGAAAAGAACAACCGTCTGCACTGGAGAAAAAAGTCGAGAAGTGA
- a CDS encoding DJ-1/PfpI family protein — MLNVQIVLFDGFDLLDAIAPYEVFCAAAMNAENALNVELVTAEGPRSVPSGINGLRIEASGGLDPERAGIILVPGASGDVEGDGPDSVPAILGRAMETELTGMIEQALQHKDRIVATVCGGSLVLAMGGLLEGRPAVTNHLGMDLLGATGAVPISARVVDDGNLVTGGGVTSGLDVALYLVERELGPRIAHAVEQLFEYERRGTVWKNIGITPSVNKPLTSEEPNTVVNQTAMTPTPRTLHCNTVQASVFDGDWDTTLATPVGKLEIMLSISTRHGMIHGTAMQGDETIEFMNPLLEDNKLVWSLRITKPMRLNLKFEVVVDGDHMVGFAKAGLLPASKLTGNRVA; from the coding sequence ATGCTTAACGTTCAAATTGTGTTGTTTGACGGCTTTGACCTTCTGGATGCGATAGCGCCTTACGAGGTCTTCTGTGCTGCAGCCATGAATGCTGAAAATGCGTTGAACGTAGAATTGGTCACCGCCGAGGGACCAAGATCCGTGCCTAGCGGCATCAACGGGTTGAGGATTGAAGCGAGTGGCGGACTGGACCCGGAACGAGCGGGGATCATTCTCGTACCTGGAGCGTCCGGCGACGTCGAGGGAGATGGGCCCGATTCGGTTCCGGCTATTCTGGGCCGTGCCATGGAGACCGAATTGACCGGCATGATCGAGCAGGCTCTCCAGCACAAAGACAGGATAGTCGCTACAGTCTGCGGCGGTTCACTGGTGCTTGCCATGGGAGGCCTCTTGGAAGGCAGACCTGCGGTAACGAACCATCTGGGCATGGACTTACTTGGTGCAACTGGAGCAGTTCCCATCTCGGCTCGCGTTGTGGACGACGGCAATCTGGTTACCGGCGGCGGCGTAACCTCAGGACTCGATGTAGCGCTGTATCTGGTGGAACGTGAACTTGGGCCTCGTATCGCTCACGCGGTAGAGCAGTTATTCGAATACGAACGAAGAGGCACGGTTTGGAAGAATATCGGGATAACGCCAAGCGTTAATAAACCATTGACGAGCGAAGAGCCAAACACCGTGGTGAACCAAACAGCGATGACCCCCACGCCCCGTACCCTGCACTGCAACACCGTACAAGCATCGGTCTTCGACGGAGATTGGGATACCACCCTCGCTACGCCCGTTGGAAAGCTGGAGATCATGCTCTCAATATCGACAAGACACGGTATGATTCACGGCACGGCGATGCAAGGAGATGAAACCATTGAGTTTATGAACCCCTTGCTTGAAGATAACAAGCTGGTCTGGTCACTTCGAATCACGAAACCCATGCGCTTGAATCTCAAATTTGAAGTTGTCGTCGATGGTGATCACATGGTTGGTTTCGCTAAAGCCGGCCTCCTGCCTGCATCCAAATTAACAGGAAATCGGGTTGCCTAA